From Acidovorax sp. FHTAMBA, one genomic window encodes:
- a CDS encoding methyltransferase domain-containing protein, with the protein MTNSIDDLHVYLRSIAEGERTSLSVLASLVHPGACVLDLGCGSGALGQHLKETRGCTSDGVTLSRAEADHARPHYRTVEVADLETANLHGMFGDRRYDYIVCADVLEHLRRPETVLQACRDLLEPDGKLLISVPNAAYAGLLAELMEGEFRYREEGLLDRTHLRFFTRTSLVRFMAEQLWELDTVDTVQRELPESEFQVAFDRLPAAVARYLLGSPDALAYQFICVARPVPHVSSAAHTPANGIASHARFTAQLYLGYDGGYAEEDKLTASGIIGQERQMVRFSLPQAARPLKQLRLDPADRPGFLHLYSLTLLDHAQQPLWHWQADSTSRSLLSAAPHSQIVWQAPLPPASGASLLLLAGTDPWMELPIPADVFELADRAPATLEVELGWPMSADYLALASTVRPLDDRIGELERAARDAESSFNHQRHEMRLVEARATILEESNKALAQQRATWQQEATRLQKDYAALAAHLKTIENSTVFRATRPLVHAKMRVDRLLGRAPAAAAAQVPPAPIPVTPPPQPVDVIVPVYRGLHDTRLCIDSVLASACQTPWRLIVINDASPEPEVTAWLRDRARQDDRITLLENPENLGFVGTVNRGMALSDSNDVLLLNSDTEVANDWLDRIRRAAYSDQKVASVTPFSNNATICSYPRFCKDNDLPPGYNTAQLDALCAQTNAGAVVDVPTGVGFCMYIRRDSLQQVGLFDTENFGKGYGEENDFCQRAAEAGWRNLHLLDTFVLHTGGVSFGDSKSPRERAAMETLRRLHPNYERDVMAFVRADPAQPWRLALDVARMRQQQSGGRKVVLAVLHDRAGGTVRHVRELAQHLSDQALFLTLTPAPHRSVRLQWADESEGFLLQFSIADEFAQLLQALRQLGVSHIHYHHLLGHDESVLDLPHHLGVAYDFTAHDFYSYCTHISLTGLDNRYAGELAPGQCTCCPADSTAAPYGGTVGQWRHRNIHFLTGARQVFTPSHDAALRIAGFAPGARVRVVPHTDLSSHGELPLAQPHARAAGAALKVVVIGALSAIKGADILEAVALEAARRNAPVEFHLLGYGYRHLQTQPKAHLTVHGAYEDNDLPRLLEWLQPDLAWFPAQWPETYSYTLSACMEAALPVVAPDLGAFAERLHGRTWSWVERWDQTPAQWLDAFLRIREQNFDQGTPPPVAQPATPGARALQASASSLPWHYHDSYLATVPGSSHPIGVPMDFLATHRAPSTGATGARSLLLSGIVKLRSHPLLRGVAQRVPQHWQTKVKSWLRA; encoded by the coding sequence ATGACGAATTCAATTGACGACCTGCACGTGTATTTGCGCTCCATCGCCGAAGGCGAGCGCACCTCGCTGTCGGTCCTGGCGAGTCTGGTCCACCCAGGGGCTTGCGTACTGGACCTCGGTTGCGGAAGTGGCGCCCTGGGGCAGCATCTGAAAGAAACACGGGGCTGCACATCGGACGGCGTCACCCTCAGCCGCGCCGAGGCCGACCACGCCCGGCCACACTATCGCACGGTAGAGGTGGCCGACCTCGAAACCGCCAACCTGCACGGCATGTTCGGTGATCGGCGCTACGACTACATTGTGTGCGCCGATGTGCTTGAGCACCTTCGCCGCCCAGAAACGGTATTGCAGGCTTGCCGCGACCTGTTGGAGCCCGATGGAAAGCTGCTGATTTCTGTCCCCAACGCTGCATATGCCGGCCTTCTGGCCGAACTGATGGAAGGCGAGTTCCGCTATCGTGAGGAAGGGTTGCTCGACCGCACCCACCTGCGATTTTTCACACGCACTTCGCTCGTGCGCTTCATGGCTGAGCAGCTTTGGGAGCTGGACACCGTGGACACCGTCCAGCGCGAGTTGCCAGAGTCCGAGTTCCAGGTGGCGTTTGACCGCTTGCCTGCCGCAGTGGCCCGCTACCTGCTAGGGTCCCCCGACGCTCTCGCTTACCAGTTCATCTGTGTGGCTCGGCCAGTGCCGCATGTCTCCAGTGCAGCACATACTCCTGCTAACGGTATAGCGTCGCATGCGCGGTTTACGGCACAGCTCTACCTGGGATATGACGGTGGCTATGCCGAAGAAGACAAGCTCACGGCCAGCGGAATCATTGGCCAGGAACGGCAGATGGTGCGTTTCAGTCTTCCGCAAGCGGCTCGTCCCCTCAAACAACTGCGCCTGGACCCGGCAGATCGCCCGGGTTTTCTCCACCTCTACAGCCTGACGCTGCTTGACCACGCCCAGCAGCCCCTTTGGCACTGGCAAGCTGATAGCACATCCCGCTCACTGCTCTCGGCAGCACCTCACAGCCAGATCGTCTGGCAAGCCCCCCTGCCGCCCGCTTCAGGCGCGAGCCTGCTGCTCCTTGCGGGAACAGACCCGTGGATGGAACTACCCATCCCCGCAGACGTTTTCGAACTCGCCGACCGGGCGCCCGCCACCCTGGAGGTGGAACTGGGTTGGCCCATGTCTGCAGACTATCTGGCCCTCGCCAGCACCGTGCGCCCGCTGGATGACCGCATTGGCGAACTGGAGCGCGCTGCACGCGACGCAGAAAGCAGCTTCAACCATCAGCGGCACGAGATGCGACTCGTTGAAGCCCGTGCGACCATTCTCGAAGAAAGCAACAAGGCCCTGGCCCAGCAACGTGCCACGTGGCAACAAGAAGCTACCCGCCTTCAGAAAGATTACGCCGCCTTGGCCGCGCACCTCAAGACCATAGAGAACTCCACCGTGTTTCGAGCCACCCGCCCCTTGGTCCACGCAAAGATGCGCGTTGATCGCCTGCTGGGTCGCGCACCTGCAGCGGCAGCAGCACAAGTGCCCCCCGCGCCTATCCCGGTCACGCCCCCGCCTCAACCCGTCGACGTCATCGTGCCCGTATACCGCGGGCTGCACGACACCCGACTGTGCATAGACTCTGTGCTGGCCAGCGCCTGCCAGACCCCTTGGCGCCTGATCGTGATCAACGATGCCAGCCCGGAACCCGAAGTGACTGCCTGGTTGCGCGACCGCGCACGCCAGGATGACCGCATCACGTTGCTCGAAAACCCCGAAAACCTTGGCTTCGTAGGCACCGTCAACCGGGGCATGGCGCTGAGCGACAGCAACGACGTGCTGCTGCTCAACAGCGACACCGAGGTGGCGAATGACTGGCTGGACCGCATTCGCCGCGCAGCCTACAGCGACCAGAAGGTCGCCTCCGTCACGCCCTTCTCCAACAACGCCACCATCTGCAGCTACCCCCGTTTCTGCAAAGACAACGACCTGCCCCCGGGCTACAACACCGCACAGCTGGACGCCTTGTGCGCCCAAACCAACGCAGGCGCTGTGGTGGATGTGCCCACCGGCGTCGGTTTCTGCATGTACATCCGGCGTGACAGCCTGCAGCAGGTTGGGTTGTTCGACACGGAAAATTTCGGCAAAGGCTATGGCGAAGAAAACGATTTCTGCCAACGAGCGGCAGAAGCTGGCTGGCGCAACCTGCACCTTCTCGACACTTTCGTGCTGCACACTGGTGGCGTGAGTTTTGGTGACAGCAAAAGCCCCCGCGAACGCGCCGCGATGGAGACCTTGCGCCGCCTTCATCCAAACTATGAGCGGGATGTGATGGCGTTTGTGCGCGCCGACCCGGCACAGCCTTGGCGACTGGCACTGGATGTGGCACGCATGCGCCAGCAGCAAAGTGGCGGGCGCAAGGTCGTGCTTGCTGTCTTGCACGACCGCGCCGGCGGTACCGTGCGGCATGTACGGGAGCTCGCCCAGCACCTTTCAGACCAAGCCTTGTTTCTGACCCTCACTCCCGCCCCCCATCGCTCGGTACGGTTACAGTGGGCGGATGAGTCGGAGGGCTTTCTCCTGCAATTCAGCATTGCAGATGAATTCGCGCAGCTCCTCCAGGCACTTCGGCAGCTGGGCGTGTCGCACATTCACTACCACCACCTGCTGGGCCATGACGAAAGCGTTCTGGATCTACCCCACCATCTGGGCGTGGCCTACGACTTCACTGCGCACGATTTCTACAGCTACTGCACCCACATCTCGCTCACGGGTCTGGACAATCGCTATGCTGGCGAGCTGGCTCCAGGCCAGTGCACCTGTTGCCCTGCGGATAGCACCGCGGCGCCCTACGGCGGTACCGTCGGCCAGTGGCGCCACCGGAACATCCACTTTCTTACGGGGGCACGCCAGGTATTCACGCCGAGCCACGATGCAGCACTCCGCATCGCCGGTTTTGCTCCGGGTGCACGGGTGCGCGTCGTTCCCCATACAGATTTGTCCAGCCACGGCGAGCTGCCCCTTGCCCAACCTCATGCCCGTGCCGCTGGCGCCGCATTGAAAGTCGTGGTGATCGGAGCTCTCAGCGCCATCAAAGGTGCAGACATCCTGGAAGCCGTAGCCCTGGAAGCTGCCCGCCGCAACGCTCCCGTCGAATTCCACTTGCTGGGGTATGGCTACCGGCACCTGCAGACACAACCCAAGGCCCACCTCACTGTCCACGGAGCCTACGAAGACAACGACCTTCCCCGCCTCCTGGAATGGCTGCAACCGGATCTGGCATGGTTTCCCGCCCAATGGCCAGAAACGTATAGCTACACGCTCAGCGCCTGCATGGAGGCCGCGCTGCCCGTGGTTGCGCCAGACCTGGGCGCCTTTGCCGAGCGTCTGCACGGCAGAACATGGAGTTGGGTCGAACGGTGGGACCAGACACCAGCACAATGGCTGGATGCTTTTTTACGGATTCGCGAGCAGAATTTCGACCAAGGCACCCCGCCACCCGTGGCCCAGCCCGCTACGCCCGGTGCACGGGCCCTGCAGGCGTCGGCCTCCAGCCTGCCTTGGCACTACCACGACAGCTACCTGGCAACAGTCCCCGGCAGCTCGCACCCGATTGGTGTGCCCATGGATTTTCTCGCCACCCACCGGGCTCCATCCACCGGCGCCACGGGCGCCCGATCTTTATTGCTCTCCGGCATCGTCAAACTGCGCTCGCATCCATTGCTGCGCGGCGTAGCGCAGCGCGTGCCCCAGCATTGGCAGACAAAGGTGAAGAGCTGGTTGAGAGCGTGA
- a CDS encoding peptidylprolyl isomerase: MTLFADLTRAASPIRAFAVASAVFGWMAGPAVASEAAVPLVQGDKIVITTLDVQADALRMPPEMRPLVLSRVPTVSQIAGNLYVRRALAAEAQAIGLDKDPLVVAHLKVAMDKVLSDALLERIDQKSTPSEAAVEAKARTLYRAKPDRFKAEEQVHARHILIAGTTTESKAEAEKLLKDLKDGADFAKLAEEKSADKGSAAKGGDVGYFGKGRMVPQFEQAAFELKNKNDLSGVVESQFGYHIIQLLDRKPAGVRPFDEVKEELAKEVRASIVQDARVAEAQRLQANGVPDVKAMEAFAKNYEAAVPAARRAVAPQQ; encoded by the coding sequence ATGACTCTTTTTGCTGACCTTACCCGGGCCGCGAGCCCAATTCGTGCGTTTGCTGTGGCGTCTGCTGTGTTTGGATGGATGGCAGGCCCTGCTGTTGCGAGCGAAGCCGCAGTGCCATTGGTGCAGGGTGACAAGATTGTGATTACAACGCTGGATGTTCAGGCGGATGCCTTGCGCATGCCTCCTGAAATGAGGCCTTTGGTACTGTCGCGCGTTCCCACCGTCAGCCAGATAGCCGGCAACCTCTACGTCCGCCGGGCTCTCGCCGCAGAGGCGCAAGCTATTGGGCTGGATAAGGATCCATTGGTAGTTGCTCACCTCAAGGTCGCCATGGACAAAGTCTTGTCTGACGCACTTCTGGAGCGCATCGACCAGAAGAGCACGCCCAGCGAGGCCGCGGTAGAGGCCAAGGCCCGCACGCTGTACCGCGCAAAGCCAGATCGTTTCAAGGCTGAGGAGCAAGTACACGCCCGCCACATCCTGATCGCTGGCACTACTACGGAATCGAAAGCGGAAGCAGAAAAACTCCTCAAGGACCTGAAGGATGGGGCTGACTTTGCCAAGTTGGCAGAAGAAAAATCTGCCGACAAGGGCAGTGCAGCCAAGGGTGGCGATGTGGGGTACTTTGGCAAAGGCCGCATGGTTCCGCAGTTCGAGCAGGCCGCCTTCGAACTCAAGAACAAGAATGACCTCAGTGGTGTAGTGGAGTCGCAGTTTGGCTATCACATCATTCAGTTGCTCGACCGCAAGCCCGCTGGCGTTCGTCCCTTTGACGAGGTGAAGGAGGAACTTGCGAAGGAAGTGCGAGCCAGTATTGTCCAAGACGCACGTGTAGCAGAAGCGCAGCGCCTGCAAGCCAATGGCGTGCCAGACGTGAAGGCTATGGAAGCCTTTGCCAAAAACTATGAGGCTGCCGTGCCTGCTGCACGGCGTGCAGTGGCACCCCAGCAGTAA
- a CDS encoding glycosyltransferase family 2 protein, whose protein sequence is MADIFPLQRPRLAISIVSHGHGALVQALLLQLAQISARSVARVVLVQNLPESSPEAPLEGWPFELKVVVNDTPKGFGANHNFALRGADEEFVCILNPDVALQAADPFPELLVASSLPGVGCAYPIQVDDEGRVQDSEREIPSPAALLRRRLLGQIETRADWVNAACIVVPTPVWHQLGGFDERYFMYCEDVDWCLRVRLRGLQLVRAPVCVVHTGQRASGRSARHLAWHVRSLLRLWISPVYRQAQQLLTSASSSAGTIGTP, encoded by the coding sequence ATGGCCGACATTTTTCCCCTGCAGCGCCCGCGTCTGGCGATCTCCATCGTGAGCCACGGCCACGGAGCCTTGGTGCAGGCGCTGCTGCTTCAGTTGGCCCAGATTTCGGCGCGATCCGTCGCCCGGGTGGTGCTGGTGCAGAACCTGCCAGAGTCAAGCCCAGAGGCGCCGTTGGAGGGGTGGCCCTTTGAGTTGAAAGTGGTTGTAAATGACACGCCCAAGGGGTTCGGTGCAAACCATAACTTCGCTTTGAGGGGCGCTGACGAAGAGTTTGTCTGCATACTTAACCCGGATGTTGCGCTGCAAGCCGCCGATCCCTTTCCCGAGTTGCTTGTCGCCAGCAGCCTGCCAGGCGTAGGTTGCGCCTATCCCATTCAGGTAGACGACGAAGGACGTGTTCAGGATAGTGAGCGAGAGATTCCGTCGCCAGCCGCTTTGTTGCGCCGAAGGCTGCTGGGGCAGATCGAAACGCGGGCGGATTGGGTAAATGCGGCGTGCATCGTGGTGCCGACCCCGGTTTGGCACCAGCTGGGGGGGTTTGACGAGCGCTATTTCATGTATTGCGAGGATGTGGATTGGTGCTTGCGGGTCAGACTGCGGGGGCTGCAGCTGGTCCGGGCGCCGGTGTGCGTTGTTCATACGGGCCAGCGAGCCAGCGGCCGTAGTGCCAGGCACCTTGCGTGGCATGTGCGCAGTCTTCTGCGGTTGTGGATCTCTCCGGTATATCGTCAGGCGCAACAGTTGCTAACCTCTGCCTCGTCCAGCGCAGGTACTATCGGCACCCCATGA
- a CDS encoding ABC transporter permease, whose protein sequence is MTALWTECLALWRAHALVWVLTQRELAARHSGTAAGVVWPYLQPLLTVAAFYLVFDIVFAMRLGEGAPAHAVGTYLIVGALPWMAFCDAVSRGMGSLLDAGGLLQKNPLPPVLFTARAVLASALIYGPLLALVAVAYTPLHGFAPAVLSVVPLLALQLMLCLLLSYLLAILAAALRDTVQLVGFLLSVGIYLSPILFPMTLFPERWRWVLWLNPMTGLVQGYQQVLLQGAWPSAGVWWATLAWIALTAVLLNVVVSRSRDQLVDWL, encoded by the coding sequence ATGACCGCTTTGTGGACTGAATGCCTTGCCCTCTGGCGCGCACACGCGCTGGTATGGGTGCTCACGCAGCGCGAGCTGGCCGCACGTCACAGCGGGACCGCTGCCGGCGTGGTGTGGCCTTACCTGCAGCCCCTGCTCACCGTGGCTGCGTTCTACCTAGTATTTGACATCGTGTTTGCCATGCGGCTGGGCGAAGGCGCGCCCGCCCATGCGGTCGGTACGTACCTCATCGTCGGGGCGCTGCCCTGGATGGCGTTTTGCGACGCAGTATCGCGCGGCATGGGCAGCTTGCTGGATGCGGGCGGCCTCTTACAGAAAAACCCGTTGCCCCCCGTGCTGTTTACGGCGAGGGCCGTGCTGGCCAGCGCACTCATCTACGGCCCGTTGCTTGCGCTGGTAGCAGTGGCCTACACCCCATTGCACGGTTTCGCACCTGCGGTGCTCAGCGTGGTGCCACTGCTCGCACTGCAGTTGATGCTGTGCCTGCTGCTGAGCTATCTGCTCGCCATACTAGCAGCAGCATTACGCGATACGGTGCAATTGGTGGGTTTCCTGCTGTCGGTCGGCATTTACCTGTCGCCCATCCTGTTTCCCATGACCCTGTTTCCCGAACGCTGGCGTTGGGTGCTGTGGCTCAACCCTATGACCGGGCTGGTACAGGGATACCAGCAAGTGCTGCTGCAGGGCGCATGGCCCTCCGCCGGGGTGTGGTGGGCCACGCTGGCGTGGATAGCGCTGACTGCGGTTTTGCTGAATGTCGTAGTGTCTCGCAGCCGCGACCAGTTGGTGGATTGGCTATGA
- a CDS encoding class I SAM-dependent methyltransferase: protein MNGNWLHSLQERLWGVAPWDASKISDEWFRAHFEYAADVVNHWIGGVLDVRSARFLNFGCGDGITDLSLVLRYGATSIHGVDIRREYTKLPRIAREQLGMRRIPSALTFESITPGAPLAGQRALVDGIMSWSTFEHVQRDQLAPIFADLHACLRPGGYFFIQIEPLFYSPFGSHLRRYDDVPWHHLLASEEALWQVIKNHQGPIDAAEVDFGFADFGVDGYKEFVFKEYRSLNRLTADELVDLTTQAGFHVVRQERRNVEMEIPSALRGRYPDELLLNNEIFLLLSK, encoded by the coding sequence ATGAACGGCAATTGGCTTCACTCCCTGCAGGAGCGTCTTTGGGGCGTGGCGCCTTGGGATGCGAGCAAGATTTCTGACGAATGGTTTCGGGCACATTTTGAGTATGCGGCCGATGTGGTGAACCACTGGATTGGCGGTGTGCTGGATGTGCGCAGCGCCAGGTTCTTGAACTTTGGCTGCGGCGATGGCATTACCGATCTGTCCCTGGTGCTGCGCTACGGCGCCACGTCCATTCATGGGGTGGATATCCGCCGGGAATACACCAAGCTGCCCCGCATTGCGAGAGAGCAGTTGGGCATGCGGCGTATCCCCTCGGCGCTGACATTCGAAAGCATCACCCCCGGTGCGCCGCTGGCAGGCCAGCGTGCGCTGGTTGACGGGATCATGAGCTGGTCTACCTTCGAACATGTGCAGCGCGATCAGCTGGCGCCGATCTTTGCGGATCTCCATGCCTGCCTGCGGCCAGGGGGCTACTTCTTCATCCAGATTGAGCCATTGTTTTATTCGCCGTTCGGGTCGCACTTGCGCAGGTATGACGACGTGCCGTGGCACCACCTGCTGGCCAGTGAAGAAGCGCTGTGGCAAGTGATCAAGAATCATCAAGGGCCCATCGACGCTGCGGAGGTGGATTTCGGGTTCGCGGATTTTGGCGTAGACGGCTACAAGGAGTTTGTATTCAAGGAGTACCGCTCGCTCAACCGCCTTACTGCCGACGAGCTGGTGGACCTGACAACGCAAGCCGGCTTTCACGTGGTGCGGCAGGAGCGCCGGAACGTAGAAATGGAGATCCCCAGCGCATTGCGTGGGCGCTACCCCGACGAGCTGCTGCTGAACAACGAGATTTTTCTGTTGTTGAGCAAGTGA
- a CDS encoding ABC transporter ATP-binding protein: protein MTHQAPSLATNIPAAAPVLRVHAVGKEYKLYPTPRARLKALVTGKATHRSHWALHDVSFELQRGECIGVIGDNGAGKSTLLKLLAGTLQPSHGRIDRVGRVTAILELGAGFHPDFSGRDNLYFAGSLIGIQREEMARLEPGIIEFCELGEALDRPVKTYSSGMTVRLAFALVTAVQPDVLIVDEALAVGDQNFQKKCVERITAFRNNGCTILFCSHSPYHVRHLCDRALWLKGGRVEQFGNTEAVLAAYDLYTRERELEKNGGAASALADAAPGSASAHSVDSGAEGTVAGGAGQPDSQMAPKHAGRSPQPQPLGDAGGSACILSVDVAHLEDAQAGHPPVLQGQDLIVTIRARGRGDERPHIGFMIEQSKGVGITSLATHEDGAAPVRLSDGTWQSVLTFPDLPLHSGDYVISAFLFDETGLAVYDEWFQFLHFRFIFPKPLPGLVRLPHRWS from the coding sequence ATGACGCACCAAGCACCTTCGCTCGCTACGAACATTCCAGCGGCCGCCCCCGTGCTACGCGTGCATGCAGTGGGCAAGGAATACAAGCTGTACCCCACACCGCGCGCGCGGCTAAAGGCGCTGGTGACTGGCAAGGCCACGCACCGCAGCCACTGGGCGCTGCACGATGTGTCGTTTGAACTGCAGCGCGGTGAGTGCATAGGCGTAATTGGTGACAACGGTGCCGGCAAGAGCACTTTGCTCAAGCTGCTGGCGGGCACATTGCAGCCCAGCCACGGCCGTATCGACCGGGTAGGGCGTGTGACTGCCATTCTGGAGCTGGGGGCGGGCTTCCACCCCGATTTCAGCGGCCGCGACAACCTGTACTTTGCGGGCAGCCTCATTGGCATCCAGCGTGAGGAGATGGCGCGGCTGGAGCCCGGGATCATTGAGTTTTGCGAGCTGGGTGAGGCGCTGGACAGGCCGGTAAAAACGTATTCGTCGGGCATGACGGTGCGGCTGGCATTCGCGTTGGTAACGGCAGTGCAGCCAGATGTTCTCATCGTGGACGAAGCATTGGCAGTGGGCGACCAGAACTTTCAGAAGAAGTGTGTGGAGCGCATCACGGCGTTTCGCAACAATGGCTGCACCATCCTGTTTTGTTCGCACAGCCCGTACCATGTTCGCCACCTGTGCGACCGGGCACTTTGGCTCAAGGGCGGCAGGGTGGAGCAGTTTGGCAATACCGAAGCGGTGTTGGCTGCCTACGACCTGTACACCCGGGAGCGGGAGCTTGAGAAAAATGGCGGTGCTGCGAGTGCACTGGCAGATGCCGCGCCAGGATCGGCCTCAGCCCATTCAGTTGACTCCGGCGCGGAGGGCACTGTTGCTGGCGGCGCCGGGCAGCCAGACTCGCAGATGGCTCCCAAGCACGCGGGGCGGTCACCACAACCCCAGCCGCTTGGCGATGCGGGCGGTAGTGCATGTATTTTGTCGGTGGATGTCGCGCATCTGGAAGACGCGCAAGCCGGGCATCCGCCCGTGCTGCAGGGGCAGGACCTGATTGTCACGATCCGTGCACGGGGGCGTGGCGATGAGCGTCCGCACATTGGATTCATGATCGAGCAGTCCAAAGGGGTGGGCATTACCTCGTTGGCAACGCATGAAGACGGTGCAGCGCCTGTGCGGCTGAGCGACGGCACCTGGCAGTCGGTTCTTACTTTTCCAGACTTGCCGTTGCACAGCGGTGATTACGTGATCAGCGCTTTCCTGTTTGATGAAACGGGCCTCGCCGTGTATGACGAGTGGTTCCAGTTTTTGCACTTCCGTTTCATCTTTCCCAAGCCGTTGCCGGGGTTGGTCCGGCTTCCGCACCGCTGGAGTTAG
- a CDS encoding class I SAM-dependent methyltransferase — MTANTDIQTSRGLQLLQEGRDLLARGDRTGAAQVLARARDERDVMLAAHALIEAHDLVGSYNNVMGLNCAISEHDDIFGFFLGHHSSRNPLRDYLADGWRTLSELMLLLEAVDKPLLKTPSVLEFASGHGRFTRHLVKALGPTRVVVSDVVPSAVEFSRRTFGVEGFLSASTPEAVQWPGRYDLVFVLSLFSHLPKATWSRWLKVLFDAVAPGGLLVFSTHGIKAAHFDHVTLDAEGYFFAASSESSAIDGQEYGTTFTSEPFVLARIAETLGADKLVHKAPVHFWNHQDAYVLRKP; from the coding sequence ATGACAGCAAACACGGATATACAAACAAGCAGAGGCCTGCAATTGCTGCAGGAAGGCCGCGACTTACTGGCCCGGGGTGACCGAACGGGTGCCGCGCAGGTGCTGGCCCGCGCGCGCGATGAGCGTGATGTGATGCTGGCAGCGCATGCGTTGATCGAAGCGCATGACCTGGTGGGCTCCTACAACAATGTGATGGGGCTGAACTGCGCCATCTCGGAGCACGACGACATCTTTGGTTTTTTTCTGGGCCACCACTCCAGTCGCAACCCGCTGCGCGATTACCTGGCTGACGGCTGGCGTACGCTTTCAGAGCTGATGTTGTTGCTGGAGGCGGTAGACAAGCCGTTGCTCAAGACGCCCAGTGTGCTGGAGTTTGCCAGCGGCCATGGGCGGTTTACGCGGCATCTCGTGAAGGCGTTGGGGCCGACGCGTGTGGTGGTGTCCGATGTGGTCCCCAGTGCCGTGGAGTTTTCTCGTCGCACGTTTGGTGTGGAGGGGTTCTTGTCCGCCAGCACGCCAGAGGCCGTGCAATGGCCAGGCCGCTATGACCTGGTGTTTGTGTTGTCGTTGTTCAGTCACCTGCCAAAGGCAACGTGGTCGCGCTGGCTCAAGGTGCTTTTTGATGCGGTTGCACCCGGAGGGTTGCTGGTATTCAGTACCCATGGCATCAAAGCGGCACATTTTGACCATGTGACGCTCGACGCAGAGGGTTACTTTTTTGCAGCTTCCAGCGAGTCGTCGGCGATTGATGGGCAGGAATACGGCACAACGTTTACCTCCGAGCCGTTCGTGTTGGCGCGCATTGCCGAAACCCTGGGTGCGGACAAGCTGGTGCACAAGGCGCCCGTGCACTTCTGGAACCATCAGGATGCCTATGTGTTGCGCAAGCCTTGA
- a CDS encoding glycosyltransferase → MIWLSVVGFLMATLVAGLIVRWGRAHAAAYGDGMPQRFHLGDVPRLGGAALLLGLGVSWVLGMLQTLQWGDPGSLGMGFWVGGWLFTLLPAALGGIAEDMTQRLSVRYRLVLTGASGVLAVALLGLTLPRLGWPVADALLGAAPWIGIGIVVLAVAGLPHAFNIIDGYNGLAGMVALIVCLALAHVALQVGDRALAAMLVCTAAATGGFLVWNYPRGMLFAGDGGAYVWGVVIALASISLVQRNADVSPWFPMLLLIYPVWETVFSIYRKAVRGVSPGVADALHFHQLIYRRIVRGVFHDDESRRMLMRNNRTSPYLWGFTLLTVVPAVLFWSNTPLLMAFCGLFVVSYVMAYFAIVRFKVPHWLRH, encoded by the coding sequence ATGATTTGGTTGTCAGTGGTTGGATTTTTGATGGCGACGTTGGTCGCAGGGCTCATTGTGCGATGGGGGCGGGCGCATGCTGCAGCCTATGGCGATGGGATGCCGCAGAGGTTTCATCTCGGCGATGTTCCCAGGTTGGGCGGTGCGGCTTTGCTGTTGGGCCTGGGGGTAAGCTGGGTTCTGGGCATGTTGCAGACCCTGCAATGGGGTGACCCTGGCTCGTTGGGAATGGGTTTTTGGGTCGGGGGCTGGCTTTTCACCCTGCTGCCTGCGGCGTTGGGCGGCATCGCAGAAGACATGACCCAGCGGTTGTCCGTGCGCTATCGGCTGGTTCTGACCGGCGCATCGGGTGTTTTGGCCGTGGCGCTGCTGGGCTTGACGCTGCCCCGCCTCGGCTGGCCAGTGGCTGACGCACTGCTCGGCGCTGCTCCCTGGATCGGCATCGGGATTGTGGTGCTGGCAGTGGCCGGCCTGCCCCATGCCTTCAACATCATCGATGGCTACAACGGCCTTGCGGGAATGGTGGCCCTCATCGTCTGTCTGGCACTGGCCCATGTGGCTTTGCAGGTCGGAGACCGCGCGCTGGCGGCGATGCTGGTTTGCACCGCCGCTGCCACCGGCGGTTTCCTGGTCTGGAACTACCCGCGTGGCATGTTGTTTGCAGGTGACGGGGGCGCTTACGTGTGGGGCGTGGTGATCGCGCTGGCCAGTATTTCCCTGGTGCAGCGCAATGCCGATGTGTCGCCGTGGTTTCCCATGCTTTTGCTGATCTACCCGGTGTGGGAGACAGTCTTCTCGATATATCGCAAAGCCGTGCGGGGCGTTTCGCCCGGGGTGGCAGATGCGCTGCACTTTCACCAACTGATCTACCGGCGCATCGTGCGCGGGGTGTTCCACGACGATGAGTCCCGCCGCATGCTGATGCGCAACAACCGCACCTCCCCCTATCTGTGGGGCTTTACCTTGCTGACTGTGGTGCCGGCCGTGCTGTTCTGGAGCAATACGCCGCTGCTGATGGCGTTTTGCGGGCTGTTTGTGGTCAGCTATGTGATGGCGTATTT